One Archocentrus centrarchus isolate MPI-CPG fArcCen1 chromosome 14, fArcCen1, whole genome shotgun sequence DNA window includes the following coding sequences:
- the slc25a35 gene encoding solute carrier family 25 member 35 has translation MEFVLSGVAACGACVFTNPLEVVKTRMQLQGELKSRGSYQVYYRNVFHAFYTIGKVEGLVGLQKGLVPGLWYQFFMNGVRLGSYAIIESSGYIHTNGRVSAVKTTVAGAVAGVVGAVMGSPIYLVKTHLQSQSTSSIAVGHQYKHQGMTHALVAIYRQHGILGLWRGSSAAVPRVSVGSATQLSTFSSAKELVSDLQVFPANSWLVGLSAGMISSVVVVLAMTPFDVVSTRLYNQPVDPLGKGQLYKGFTDCFSKTLKKEGMIGLYKGLGASYFRLGPHTILSLFFWDELRKLYQQFR, from the exons ATGGAGTTCGTGCTGAGCGGAGTGGCGGCGTGCGGCGCCTGCGTATTCACGAACCCGCTGGAGGTCGTCAAAACACGTATGCAACTCCAAGGAGAGCTAAAGAGCCGTGGCTCTTATCAGGTTTATTATCGCAACGTGTTCCACGCTTTTTATACTATCGGCAAAGTGGAAGGACTGGTCGGCTTACAGAAAGGATTAGTCCCCGGGCTGTGGTATCAGTTTTTTATGAATGGAGTCAGGCTCGGATCGTACGCCATCATCGAGTCGTCGGGTTACATCCACACCAATGGAAGGGTCAGCGCTGTCAAAACCACGGTGGCAGGGGCTGTCGCTGGAGTGGTGGGAGCTGTGATGGGCAGCCCCATATACTTG gtgaagacTCACCTGCAGAGTCAGTCTACCTCCTCTATTGCAGTTGGTCATCAGTACAAACATCAG GGGATGACCCATGCCCTGGTTGCCATCTACAGGCAGCATGGCATTCTGGGACTGTGGAGGGGCTCCAGTGCTGCAGTACCGAGGGTCAGCGTGGGGTCAGCCACtcagctctccaccttctccTCCGCCAAGGAGCTTGTCAGTGACCTGCAG GTGTTCCCAGCGAACAGCTGGCTGGTTGGCCTCAGCGCCGGCATGATCAGTagtgtggtggtggtgctggctatgactccttttgatgtggtgAGCACGCGGCTCTACAACCAGCCCGTGGATCCTTTGGGCAAG GGTCAGCTCTACAAAGGATTTACTGACTGCTTTTCCAAGACCCTGAAGAAGGAGGGCATGATAGGACTCTACAAAGGCCTGGGAGCATCCTATTTCCGACTCGGGCCACACACCATTCTTTCGTTGTTCTTTTGGGATGAACTGCGCAAATTGTACCAGCAGTTCAGATAA